The Desulfonatronum lacustre DSM 10312 region TAGTTACGGCGTGTGGAGCAACTGTTCGGCCAGTTCCAGGGCATCCACGGGCCAGTAGATTTCCGGACGGGGACGGCGCACTCCGGGTAGGCCCTCCTGGGGGCGGCAGGCGAGGACGGTTTTGGTCCATCTTTCCGGCACGGCGCTCAGGCCGTGGACCGCGCCCAGCAATGCCCCGCAGATGGCGGCGTTGGTGTCCGTGTCCCCGCCGCGCATGACCGTGTCCACGATCCCGTCTTCCAGACTTGGGGCGTTGAGCAGCTGCCAGACGGCGTTGCCGAAGGCGATGAGCACCCAGCCCTGGTGATGGAGATAATCTCTTGGCGGTTCGTTGATGCAGGCTTTGATCACACGGAACAGGAGCGGGTCGGCGTCCATGTCCTGGGCCCATACGAGCATGTCGACGACAAGTTCCTTGGGATTGGCTCCGGTGGCAACGGCACGGGCAATGGCCATGGTGAAGAGGGCGTTGACCTGGAGACAAATCGGGTGGGGATGGGTCAGTTCAGCGTCTTGGACGGCCCATCGGGCCACCTGGCTCAACTCGAATCGCGAACCGAATATGCCCAGGGGGCTGATGCGCATCAGGGCCCCGTTGGCTTGGCTGTCCTGATTTGGTTCGCCGGTCAGTCCGGCGGTGATGGTCGCGCCGCGGGAGAAGGGGGCGGAGCGTAGCCAGTCGAGATAGCCCCGGTTCGCGGCCCCGGCGTCGTAGTCGCGGCGGGAAACGAGCATCCTGGCCAGGGCCAGGGCCATTTCGGAATCATCCGTGGGTTGGCCCGCGAGGGTGTCGTGCGCACCGCCGTCGGCCATGTCGCGCACCCCGTCGGGATACGCGCGCTGGATTTGCTCCGAGGACTGAAATTCCACCAGGCTTCCCAGCGCGTCGCCGGCCAGTTGCCCCAGCAGGCATCCCTGGGCTCGTTCGATGATATGTTTTGCCCGCATGTTTTACCCTACTTCCTTCAGTCTTCCGGAAACGAGCTTGTGCAATGCCCCTGAGATGTAGGTCTGGTAGGGAATGCCTTCACGCGCGGCTCGCATCCGTAAACGTTCCAGGTCGCGAGAAGATATTCGGATATTAATCCGTTTATCTTTCTGGAGGGTTCTGCGCGCTGAGGCTTCCAGTTCCTCTTTCTCTGCTTCCAGATTGGGAATTCTCTGGAATTCTCCACGTTCAAAATCTCGAAGAATCTGTTCTTCCTCCGCATCAAACTGCATCGTATCGGTCATGACAGATACTCCTTTGTTGCTTTGCGACTGGGGATGACGGTTTTCAGAAACCTGACGCCACTCTGTTTGATGTACGGAACCAGCCAGACATAACCGTCCATGTTCAAAATGATGATGTTCTGGCGAGGATAGCGATCCCGGTTAGGATGCCGGATGACGTCCAGTACCTGACCGTTCTCAATGCTGACCACGACATCCTCGAAGCTTATGCCTCGTGTTTGTTCGAGAAACACGTTTTTTTCCTCGCTCCAGTCAAATCTGCTCATGGATCGAGATTAAACCATGTGTGCCGTATGTCAACGGAATGCGTTTGAATTCAGCTCGGCCTTTGACGGTGAAAGGCAGGGGGCAGAGCGTCTTACCGCCTTCCCCCGCCATACTGCTTGCGCCATTCGTCCAGAAACAGCAGGGCGGTTTCCAGTTCGCTGAGGGTACCTTGGCGTTGACGGATGGTCCAGATCAGGTCTTCGAAGCGGACGGTGGGGCGCAGGTCCAGGTCCTGGAGCAGGGCGTCCACCTGGGCGCGCAGATCCGGGGAGAGGGCGGCCAGGGGGGAGGCGTCGGGGGTTGGTTCGGGAGCGCCGGAGTCTGTTTTGGTCCGTGCCGCGCCCAGGCCGAGGCGGTCCTGGAGGAATGCCAGCAGGGTCGCCATGCGGTGCTGGTAGGTGTGCTCGCGCAGCACCCGTTCCCGGGCCAGGCGGCTCATGGCCAGGCGCTCTTCGGGGTGGGCCAGGTAGTGGTGGATGGCGTCGCGCAGATCGTCCATGTTCTCGAACACGGCCAGCTCCCGGTCCGTGAACAGTTCGGCCAGCAGGCCGCGGCGGTCCACCAGTTGGAACGCTTGGCAGGAGGCCAGTTCGAAGGTCCGGGGGTTGACGAAGTCGCCGCCGGGAACCAGGGGATCGGCCTTGACGCTGGAGTGCAGGTTCAGGTTGATCTTGGCGGCGTTGAAGATCTTGACCGCCTCCTCCGGGGTGATCCGTTCCCCGGGGCGTTGCAGCAGCGGAGTCAGGGGGCCGTGAGTGGGCCAGTCGTTGCCCCAGATCTTGAAGTCCAGGGACAGGAATTGGCGGAAGGCGACCAGGCGGTTGGGATATCCCGCTCCAAGGAAGGAGAGGTCCGATCCGTAGCGGCGCTGGTCCACGGCGGACAGCTCCCGGGTGATCTCCAGGGGGCGGTGAAAGTCCGGGTCCGCGGCCAGGGGCAGGTAGAGGGCGTTGCGCTGGTCCAGCTCTTCCAGCAGGCCGAAAAACGGCTCCTTCTGGATCACCGCGAAGGCGTCGTAGAGCCGGGCGAAGGCTTTCCAGTAGGGAAAGACCTGATAATCCTCCACGAACCACATGGCCGTGGGCACCTTGTCCCGGCGCAGGCGTTGCAGGGCCTGGCGGCTTAACGGAGCCTGGGCCAGGGCCAGGACCAGGTCCGGCTCGAAATGTTCCACCTTGGCCAGGACGGTCTGGGCCACGAGTTGGAGGAAGCCGTTTTCCAGGGCCACCAGCCGATCCGCGGCAATGCGCTGTTCCTTGAGGGCCCGGAATGCGCCGTGAAATTCCGGAGCCTCGAAGCACTCCACCGTATGGCCCAGGGCGCGCAGGGCCCGGACGCAGTAGCGGCCGATGGGCAGGGACCCGCCGTACATGGGCAGGACCGTGAGAATTCGCAGGGGCGTGGAGGTCATGGCGTGTCGATCATCCAGTCAGGTTCATGGTACAGGGCTTCAGCCGCGGTCTGCTCCAGAAGGACCCGACGCGGGACGATCCGCAGCCGGTGGGAGCGCAGCAGCTCGCGGCGGGCCGTTCGGGCTTCCTGGTCCGGCAGTTCTCCGGCCAAGGGGTGGAACTCCAGGCCGAAGTCGTCCAGTCCGGTGCGCAGCAGGCAGAGGGATTCCGGCGGAGCGGGATGGTTGGTCCGCTCCGGTCCAGCGGACGGGGCCGATCGGGCCAATCGGGCCAGGACGGCCTTGTCCGCGAAGGCCTGGGCGCAGGCCGCGGACCGGGGGCAAGGCGCGGCTTCCAGGCAGGGAGCGCAGGGTTCCACGGATTGCCAAACCTGATGGCCTTCGCCATAGGGTCCGGTCTCGAAGGCCCAGGCCGAGGAAAGGAAAAAGGCCGTGACCGGGGTGCCCAGGTGCGCGGCCAGGTGCATGGTCCCGGTGTCCGGGGTGAGCAGCAGGTCCAGCCCTTGGACCACGTCGCGCAGACCGGTCCAGCCGGTGCGCCCGGTGAGGTCGTTCAACCTGGCCTGGATCGTGGCCGGGAGCAGGGGCCGCAACGCTCTGGCCGGTTCGCGCTCCGCAGTCGTTCCCAGCAGATGAATCCAGCCGTCGATCCGGGCCGCCGCGGCCTGGATTACCCTGGCCAGGATGGGAACCGGCAGGGTCCGCCGGGCATGGCGTCCGGCCAGGACCACGCCCAGCCCTCCGCCCTTGGGCGTTGCCGGAGGGTTGACCAGGGCCGGGGATTGGGAAGGGTCAAGAAAAAAACCCCAATAGTCCATCAGATTCAGGGGATTGGCCGTTCGGTGCGCACTGAGCCGGAAGACCGTTTCCGGCCACGCACCTCGCAGCGCCTGGCCCTGATGCCACCGATAGCCCACGACCTGCTCCGGCGCGAACAATCCGGCCAGGACATGGTTGAAGCCTGAATGGTTCAGGTTGTAGACCCGGACCACGTCCGCGGCCTTCCAGGCGGAGAAGATATCGGCGCAGGAGCGGATCAGGGTCGCGGGTTCCGAATGCGGGTCATGGACCGGCAGGCCGTGGACCATCACGTCCGGATAGATCATCTCGGCCAGTTCAACCAGCCCGGCGTCCACGGCCAAATGGACCTGGTTGCCGGGGTCGGCCAGCAGGCCGCGAATCAGCCGTTTGGTCTGGATGATATCCCCGAAGCGGGCCAATTGGATGATAAGATGCACGTTCATGGCGGTTGCCCGAATGATTCCCATTCAGCAAGGCGCAAACAGTCCGGGCATGCCCTGAGTCGAAATCGAGATCGAAATCGGAATCGAAATCGTTCTTTCCGCCATTCTCGCGACATACCTGTTTTTATCGATTTCGATAGCGATTTCGATTTCGATCTTGAGCAAATTTGTCGTCTTCTGTTCGTCCATTTGCAAGGTCGCTATTCTCTCTTCACGGCCCGCATGAAGGTTTCCAGGCGGTCTGCATAGGGCGGGAAGCCGAAAAAAGCTGAGCCGGAGACGAAGACGTTGGCGCCCAAATCGGCCAGCTCGCGGATGTTTTCCGGGCTCACGCCGCCGTCCACCTGGATGAAGGTCTCAGCCCCGGCCTCCTGGATCATGGCCCGGAGACGCTGGATTTTTTGCCTGGTGAAGGGGATGAACTTCTGGCCGCCGAAGCCGGGATTCACGGTCATGATCAGGACCATGTCCAACTGAGGCAGCAGATATTCCACCATGTCCAGCGGGGTGTGCGGGTTCAGGGCCACTCCGGCCTTGGCGCCCAGGCGCGTGATTTCGGAAACGGTCCGCTCCAGATGCACGCAGGCTTCGGCGTGGACGCAGAGCAGGTTCGCCCCGGCGTCCACGAACTCTGCCAGGTAGCGGTCCGGCTGTTCGATCATCAGGTGGACGTCGAAGAACAGCCCGCAACTCTTGCGGCAGGCCTTGATCA contains the following coding sequences:
- a CDS encoding ADP-ribosylglycohydrolase family protein, with translation MRAKHIIERAQGCLLGQLAGDALGSLVEFQSSEQIQRAYPDGVRDMADGGAHDTLAGQPTDDSEMALALARMLVSRRDYDAGAANRGYLDWLRSAPFSRGATITAGLTGEPNQDSQANGALMRISPLGIFGSRFELSQVARWAVQDAELTHPHPICLQVNALFTMAIARAVATGANPKELVVDMLVWAQDMDADPLLFRVIKACINEPPRDYLHHQGWVLIAFGNAVWQLLNAPSLEDGIVDTVMRGGDTDTNAAICGALLGAVHGLSAVPERWTKTVLACRPQEGLPGVRRPRPEIYWPVDALELAEQLLHTP
- a CDS encoding CopG family antitoxin, encoding MTDTMQFDAEEEQILRDFERGEFQRIPNLEAEKEELEASARRTLQKDKRINIRISSRDLERLRMRAAREGIPYQTYISGALHKLVSGRLKEVG
- a CDS encoding BrnT family toxin, with product MFLEQTRGISFEDVVVSIENGQVLDVIRHPNRDRYPRQNIIILNMDGYVWLVPYIKQSGVRFLKTVIPSRKATKEYLS
- a CDS encoding CgeB family protein, which codes for MTSTPLRILTVLPMYGGSLPIGRYCVRALRALGHTVECFEAPEFHGAFRALKEQRIAADRLVALENGFLQLVAQTVLAKVEHFEPDLVLALAQAPLSRQALQRLRRDKVPTAMWFVEDYQVFPYWKAFARLYDAFAVIQKEPFFGLLEELDQRNALYLPLAADPDFHRPLEITRELSAVDQRRYGSDLSFLGAGYPNRLVAFRQFLSLDFKIWGNDWPTHGPLTPLLQRPGERITPEEAVKIFNAAKINLNLHSSVKADPLVPGGDFVNPRTFELASCQAFQLVDRRGLLAELFTDRELAVFENMDDLRDAIHHYLAHPEERLAMSRLARERVLREHTYQHRMATLLAFLQDRLGLGAARTKTDSGAPEPTPDASPLAALSPDLRAQVDALLQDLDLRPTVRFEDLIWTIRQRQGTLSELETALLFLDEWRKQYGGGRR
- a CDS encoding glycosyltransferase family 9 protein encodes the protein MNVHLIIQLARFGDIIQTKRLIRGLLADPGNQVHLAVDAGLVELAEMIYPDVMVHGLPVHDPHSEPATLIRSCADIFSAWKAADVVRVYNLNHSGFNHVLAGLFAPEQVVGYRWHQGQALRGAWPETVFRLSAHRTANPLNLMDYWGFFLDPSQSPALVNPPATPKGGGLGVVLAGRHARRTLPVPILARVIQAAAARIDGWIHLLGTTAEREPARALRPLLPATIQARLNDLTGRTGWTGLRDVVQGLDLLLTPDTGTMHLAAHLGTPVTAFFLSSAWAFETGPYGEGHQVWQSVEPCAPCLEAAPCPRSAACAQAFADKAVLARLARSAPSAGPERTNHPAPPESLCLLRTGLDDFGLEFHPLAGELPDQEARTARRELLRSHRLRIVPRRVLLEQTAAEALYHEPDWMIDTP
- the rpe gene encoding ribulose-phosphate 3-epimerase encodes the protein MPSTPPIILTPSLLSSDFSRIGEELAALEQAGLQWVHWDVMDGAFVPNITFGPPVIKACRKSCGLFFDVHLMIEQPDRYLAEFVDAGANLLCVHAEACVHLERTVSEITRLGAKAGVALNPHTPLDMVEYLLPQLDMVLIMTVNPGFGGQKFIPFTRQKIQRLRAMIQEAGAETFIQVDGGVSPENIRELADLGANVFVSGSAFFGFPPYADRLETFMRAVKRE